Proteins encoded together in one Lachnospiraceae bacterium JLR.KK008 window:
- the nifJ gene encoding pyruvate:ferredoxin (flavodoxin) oxidoreductase: MEQNDKKSSRETTGVKQRNRKTMDGNQAAALAAYAYSDVTAIYPITPSSTMAEWMDEWSARGETNMFGDPVTVSVMQSEAGVAGAVHGSLAAGAMTTTFTASQGLLLMIPNLYKIAGEGLPGVFHVAARSIAAHALSIFGDHSDIYACRQTGVAILATSSVQEVMDLAPVAHIAALQASTPFLHFFDGFRTSHEVQKISIWEKEDYAQLMDREAVNRFRQSALNPSHARQMGSAQNPDVFFQYREAANPRYDKIPGVVEALFRRITEKTGTPYELFQYYGDPEAEHVIIAMGSVCQTIEETIDEENRAGKKTGLIKVRLYRPFSREHLLAAIPKTVEKITVLDRTKEPGSIGEPLYLDVLGALHGSYYQDIPVYSGRYGLGSKDTTPAQIHAVFVNESKKRFTIGIEDDVTGTSLPVRPFPIKKEGEICCKFWGLGGDGTVGGNKSSVKIIGNHTDLYAQAYFDYDSKKSRGLTVSHLRFSKEPIRSAYLIDRSDFTACHNHVYMHKFHIVEEIKDGGTFLLNCPYEGEALERFLPGQVKRYLAEHQIRFFVIDGIRIGKEIGLNNKINTILQAAFFKLSGIIPEEEALTLMKNAAKAAYERKGEKIVRMNYEAIEKGMAQVKEVTVPAAWKEERDEPLDTDTLPDRPEVLRFVERIQKPVNVQEGHKLPVSVFADIADGSVPSGTAAHERRNVATEVPEWKPENCIQCNRCAYVCPHAVIRPAVMDEKEAKAAPEGMKMLEAVGAPGYQVSMIISEVDCTGCGSCAAVCPGKQGEKALVMCPVHEHEEHQQYFDYGKSLPEKEELVKKFGISTVKGSQYKKPYLEFHGACAGCGETTYPRLITQLFGERMYIANATGCSSIWGNSYPSTPYAANEKGEGPAWSNSLFEDAAEFGFGMLLAEETIRRRLKGKVQKLEQETTEQTLQERCSKWLSTYEDFYENGCATKALIEALTGSGCALAGEILEDRQFLSKKSKWIFGGDGWAYDIGFGGLDHVLASGKDINILVFDTEVYSNTGGQASKATPLGATALFAAGGKRTVRKDLAGMAMSYGYVYVAQIAMGADYNQTIKALTEAQQYDGPSLIIAYAPCINHGVKAGMGSVQREEEKAVQSGYFPLFRFNPALKPEGKNPLTIDSGEPSLSYEEFLDGEIRYTALKKTKPEEARRLFDAAAEHARRHYAYLKEYVEMYDRL, encoded by the coding sequence ATGGAACAGAATGATAAAAAATCGAGCAGAGAAACAACCGGTGTGAAACAGAGAAACAGGAAGACTATGGATGGCAATCAGGCGGCGGCGCTGGCGGCTTATGCTTACAGCGATGTGACGGCGATCTATCCGATTACGCCGTCCTCGACGATGGCCGAGTGGATGGACGAGTGGTCGGCAAGAGGAGAGACAAATATGTTTGGCGATCCGGTCACGGTATCCGTCATGCAGTCGGAGGCGGGGGTAGCCGGAGCCGTACATGGCTCTCTTGCGGCCGGCGCCATGACGACGACATTTACCGCTTCGCAGGGACTTTTGCTGATGATCCCCAATCTCTATAAGATTGCGGGAGAGGGGCTGCCGGGTGTCTTTCATGTGGCGGCGCGGTCGATCGCTGCCCATGCACTTTCTATTTTTGGAGATCACTCGGATATTTATGCGTGCAGGCAGACGGGCGTGGCCATATTAGCCACCAGCAGTGTACAGGAGGTTATGGATCTGGCTCCGGTGGCGCATATCGCCGCACTGCAGGCAAGTACGCCTTTTCTGCACTTCTTTGACGGCTTTCGTACGTCTCATGAGGTACAGAAAATCTCCATATGGGAGAAAGAGGATTATGCACAGTTGATGGACCGTGAGGCGGTGAACCGGTTCCGGCAAAGCGCGCTGAATCCGTCTCATGCCAGACAGATGGGGTCTGCGCAGAATCCTGACGTATTTTTCCAGTACCGGGAGGCGGCTAATCCGAGATATGACAAGATTCCCGGTGTTGTGGAAGCGTTGTTTCGCAGGATCACGGAGAAAACAGGGACGCCGTACGAACTGTTTCAGTATTATGGGGACCCGGAGGCAGAGCATGTGATCATCGCCATGGGAAGTGTCTGCCAGACGATTGAGGAGACGATCGACGAGGAAAACAGAGCCGGCAAAAAGACAGGACTGATCAAAGTACGTCTTTACAGACCGTTTTCCCGGGAACATCTGCTGGCGGCCATTCCCAAGACAGTGGAAAAGATCACGGTACTTGACCGGACCAAAGAGCCGGGCAGTATCGGGGAACCGCTGTATCTGGATGTGCTGGGAGCTCTGCACGGAAGCTATTATCAGGACATCCCGGTATATTCCGGCAGGTACGGACTTGGTTCTAAGGATACGACGCCGGCGCAGATCCATGCTGTTTTTGTCAATGAGAGCAAAAAGCGGTTTACGATCGGGATTGAAGATGACGTCACCGGGACGTCGCTCCCGGTGAGACCCTTTCCGATCAAGAAAGAAGGAGAGATATGCTGCAAATTCTGGGGGCTGGGAGGAGACGGTACCGTGGGCGGAAACAAGTCTTCCGTCAAGATCATCGGCAATCACACGGATTTGTATGCACAGGCATATTTTGACTATGATTCCAAAAAGTCAAGGGGGCTGACAGTGTCCCATCTGCGTTTTTCCAAAGAGCCGATCCGGTCTGCCTATCTGATTGACCGGTCAGATTTTACGGCGTGTCATAATCATGTCTATATGCACAAGTTTCATATTGTGGAGGAGATCAAAGACGGAGGTACTTTTCTGCTCAACTGTCCTTACGAGGGGGAAGCACTGGAGCGATTTCTGCCGGGGCAGGTGAAGCGGTATCTGGCAGAACATCAGATCCGGTTTTTTGTGATCGACGGCATCCGGATCGGCAAGGAGATCGGACTTAACAATAAGATCAATACCATTTTGCAGGCGGCGTTTTTCAAGCTGTCGGGTATCATCCCGGAGGAAGAAGCGCTGACGCTGATGAAAAATGCTGCGAAGGCTGCCTATGAGCGCAAGGGCGAGAAGATTGTCCGCATGAACTATGAGGCCATTGAGAAAGGTATGGCGCAGGTAAAAGAAGTGACGGTACCGGCGGCATGGAAAGAGGAACGGGACGAGCCACTTGATACGGATACACTCCCGGACCGTCCGGAAGTGCTTCGGTTTGTAGAACGGATTCAGAAGCCGGTGAATGTGCAGGAAGGACATAAACTGCCGGTGTCTGTGTTTGCGGACATTGCCGACGGCTCGGTACCATCCGGTACGGCGGCGCACGAAAGACGGAATGTGGCCACAGAAGTACCTGAATGGAAACCGGAGAACTGTATACAGTGTAACCGCTGTGCCTATGTGTGTCCACATGCGGTTATCCGGCCGGCAGTGATGGATGAGAAAGAGGCCAAAGCGGCGCCGGAAGGGATGAAGATGCTGGAGGCGGTGGGCGCACCCGGTTATCAGGTATCGATGATTATCTCGGAAGTCGACTGTACCGGCTGCGGTTCGTGCGCTGCCGTCTGTCCGGGTAAACAGGGAGAGAAGGCGCTTGTCATGTGCCCAGTCCATGAGCACGAAGAACATCAGCAGTACTTTGATTATGGAAAGAGCCTGCCGGAAAAAGAAGAATTGGTCAAAAAGTTTGGGATCTCCACTGTAAAAGGAAGTCAGTACAAAAAGCCTTATCTGGAATTTCACGGGGCCTGTGCGGGCTGCGGTGAGACGACGTATCCACGCCTGATCACACAGCTCTTCGGGGAACGGATGTATATCGCCAATGCCACCGGCTGTTCTTCCATCTGGGGCAATTCGTACCCGTCTACTCCGTATGCGGCCAATGAGAAAGGAGAAGGACCCGCCTGGTCGAATTCACTGTTTGAGGATGCGGCGGAGTTTGGATTTGGAATGCTTCTGGCGGAAGAGACGATCCGGCGGCGACTGAAAGGAAAAGTACAAAAACTGGAACAGGAGACGACGGAGCAGACGTTGCAGGAGCGCTGCAGCAAATGGCTTTCCACATATGAAGATTTTTATGAAAATGGATGTGCAACGAAAGCGCTCATTGAAGCGCTGACCGGTTCCGGCTGCGCTCTGGCGGGAGAGATCTTGGAAGACAGGCAGTTTCTCTCCAAAAAGTCGAAGTGGATCTTTGGCGGCGACGGCTGGGCCTATGACATCGGCTTTGGCGGTTTGGACCATGTGCTGGCGAGCGGAAAGGACATCAATATTCTCGTGTTTGACACAGAAGTGTATTCCAACACGGGCGGCCAGGCTTCCAAGGCGACGCCTCTCGGTGCAACGGCGCTCTTTGCGGCCGGCGGTAAGCGCACGGTGCGCAAAGATCTGGCAGGAATGGCCATGAGCTACGGCTATGTGTATGTGGCACAGATTGCCATGGGAGCGGATTATAATCAGACGATCAAAGCGCTCACGGAGGCACAGCAGTACGACGGCCCGTCGCTGATCATTGCCTACGCGCCATGTATCAACCATGGTGTGAAAGCGGGTATGGGAAGTGTGCAGCGCGAAGAGGAAAAAGCGGTGCAGTCCGGATATTTCCCGTTGTTTCGGTTTAATCCGGCTTTGAAACCGGAGGGGAAGAATCCGCTGACGATAGACAGCGGGGAGCCGAGTCTTTCCTATGAGGAATTTCTTGACGGTGAGATCCGTTATACGGCGCTGAAAAAGACGAAGCCGGAAGAAGCCCGCAGGCTGTTTGATGCGGCTGCCGAACATGCCAGAAGACATTACGCATACCTGAAAGAGTATGTGGAGATGTATGACAGACTGTAG
- a CDS encoding BMP family ABC transporter substrate-binding protein, which yields MALSDYTAALKQGRRKYQSAVTKGEYPYLPVLDDILSYTEVTANVSLGRMDVPLSKIVGTKTAGRTDAFAGNFMPLLPEKTEFASKWASLYDHQVTDGIRDPIVVYEFMNRFYVQEGNKRVSVMKYLGAYSIGATVTRIVPKKTDDRENRLYYEYMDFFEVSHNCEICFTKEGSYKKLLKLMDKKAGEIWSEEERTTFRSVYSRFADALEAVREEKMDVSVSDIFLVYLEIYGYDQAVKEKESDMRQNLQQMRMEIRLADEGSQVELVEKPEKTKASLRSLLLPVTPEMLKIAFIYPKTKDTSSWTYAHELGRMYLEQAFDGKLRTMVIDRADTDAEVENAIELAIASGCNLIFTIAIQMVGASVRCAIHHPKVKIYNCSVKMPYSSICTYYGRMYEPKFLVGAIAAALSRTDRLGYVADYPIYGSVANINAFALGARMVNPYAHVYLEWSRTKEQDAGGRLAREGVVYISGDDMITPQQASREYGLYAKKEDGGLVNMATPVWHWGKFYERIVKNICKGSSEASVQKGKKAVNYWWGMSADVVDVICSKHMPGGTGRLIEFLKHSICEDRFHPFDGVICDQDGHIRCGEGESLGADDIIRMDWLAENVVGRIPGLEELTEEAQALVQLQGIKTDETEMEE from the coding sequence GTGGCACTCAGTGATTATACGGCGGCATTAAAGCAAGGCAGACGAAAATACCAGTCTGCCGTGACCAAAGGGGAATATCCGTATCTACCGGTGTTGGATGATATATTGTCTTATACGGAAGTGACGGCGAATGTCAGTCTGGGACGGATGGATGTTCCGTTGTCAAAGATTGTCGGTACGAAGACAGCCGGGCGTACAGATGCGTTTGCGGGCAATTTCATGCCGTTACTGCCGGAGAAAACAGAGTTTGCCAGCAAATGGGCTTCTCTTTATGACCATCAGGTCACGGACGGAATCCGCGACCCGATCGTTGTCTATGAGTTTATGAATCGGTTTTACGTTCAGGAGGGGAATAAGCGGGTCAGTGTGATGAAATATCTGGGCGCCTACAGTATTGGCGCCACTGTGACCCGCATTGTCCCCAAAAAGACAGACGACAGAGAAAACCGCCTCTATTATGAGTATATGGATTTCTTTGAAGTGTCGCACAACTGCGAGATCTGTTTTACGAAAGAGGGCAGTTACAAAAAGCTGTTAAAACTGATGGACAAAAAGGCCGGGGAAATCTGGAGCGAAGAGGAGAGGACGACATTTCGGTCCGTATACAGCAGATTCGCAGATGCGCTGGAGGCAGTCCGGGAAGAAAAAATGGACGTGAGCGTCTCCGATATATTTCTTGTCTATCTGGAGATCTACGGCTATGATCAGGCCGTGAAAGAAAAAGAGAGCGATATGCGTCAGAATCTCCAGCAGATGCGCATGGAGATCAGACTGGCAGACGAAGGAAGTCAGGTGGAACTGGTAGAGAAACCGGAGAAAACCAAGGCTTCTCTGCGCAGTCTCCTGCTGCCTGTCACGCCGGAGATGCTGAAGATCGCCTTTATCTATCCAAAGACGAAAGATACTTCCAGCTGGACTTACGCCCATGAGCTCGGCAGAATGTATTTGGAACAGGCATTTGACGGGAAGCTGAGAACGATGGTGATCGACAGAGCTGACACGGATGCGGAGGTGGAAAATGCCATTGAGCTTGCCATCGCATCGGGCTGCAATCTGATCTTTACGATCGCCATTCAGATGGTAGGTGCCAGTGTGCGCTGCGCCATTCATCATCCGAAAGTGAAGATCTATAACTGTTCTGTGAAGATGCCGTATTCTTCCATCTGTACGTATTACGGAAGGATGTATGAGCCCAAGTTTCTGGTGGGAGCCATTGCGGCAGCCCTGTCACGGACAGACAGGCTTGGCTATGTGGCGGATTATCCGATTTACGGTTCGGTCGCCAATATCAATGCGTTTGCGCTCGGAGCGCGGATGGTCAATCCTTATGCACATGTGTATCTGGAATGGTCGCGGACGAAGGAGCAGGACGCAGGAGGACGGCTTGCGCGGGAGGGCGTCGTCTATATCTCCGGTGATGACATGATCACACCGCAGCAGGCATCGAGAGAGTATGGACTATACGCGAAGAAAGAGGACGGCGGCCTTGTCAATATGGCGACGCCGGTCTGGCATTGGGGGAAGTTCTATGAACGGATCGTAAAGAACATCTGCAAGGGCAGCAGTGAGGCCAGTGTCCAGAAAGGCAAAAAGGCGGTCAATTACTGGTGGGGCATGTCGGCGGATGTCGTCGATGTGATCTGTTCCAAGCATATGCCCGGCGGTACGGGAAGACTGATCGAATTTTTGAAACATTCGATCTGTGAGGACAGGTTTCATCCGTTTGACGGTGTGATCTGCGATCAGGATGGTCATATCCGTTGCGGCGAGGGAGAGAGTCTCGGGGCGGATGATATTATCAGGATGGACTGGCTGGCGGAAAACGTTGTCGGACGTATCCCCGGTCTGGAGGAACTGACAGAGGAAGCCCAGGCGCTTGTACAGCTTCAGGGCATTAAGACAGATGAAACAGAGATGGAAGAATGA
- a CDS encoding metallophosphoesterase has product MNIMILTDHESKLLYDYYDPQRMKDIDLIISCGDLRPDYLSFFATLCNVPVLYVRGNHDGIYEEEPPEGCICIEDRIYVHQGVRILGLGGSMEYIEGARNQYTEWRMRKRIRRLFLKLWWHKGFDILVTHAPAYQVNDLPDLPHRGFVAFRALMEKYEPKYFFHGHVHVNYGRNFKRKDTFGKTTVINAYDFYVVEYPPENVGGS; this is encoded by the coding sequence ATGAACATTATGATACTGACAGATCACGAGTCGAAATTATTATATGATTATTATGATCCCCAGCGGATGAAAGACATTGATCTGATCATCTCCTGCGGAGATCTGCGGCCGGATTATCTGAGTTTTTTTGCCACGCTCTGCAATGTTCCCGTACTCTATGTCAGGGGAAATCATGACGGGATCTACGAGGAAGAGCCACCGGAAGGCTGTATTTGCATCGAGGACAGGATCTATGTCCATCAGGGCGTACGGATATTAGGGCTTGGCGGTTCTATGGAGTATATTGAAGGAGCCAGGAACCAATATACGGAGTGGCGGATGAGAAAGCGAATCCGCAGACTGTTTCTGAAACTGTGGTGGCATAAAGGGTTTGATATTCTGGTGACACATGCGCCGGCGTATCAGGTCAACGATCTGCCGGACCTGCCGCACCGTGGATTTGTTGCTTTTCGCGCATTGATGGAAAAGTATGAGCCCAAATACTTTTTTCACGGTCATGTACATGTGAATTATGGCAGGAATTTCAAGAGAAAAGATACGTTCGGAAAGACGACGGTCATCAATGCCTATGATTTCTATGTGGTGGAGTATCCCCCTGAGAATGTGGGAGGATCGTGA
- the cobI gene encoding precorrin-2 C(20)-methyltransferase: protein MAERVKRAILAVSFGTTCDRAEKEAIVAIEEDWRRTFPEHTVRRAYTSEIVRSNLARRGVEVDNVTKALEALCEDGYSHVWVQPTHLIPGEEYDKLVRQTMQWKERFALLKVGEPLLVQEEDYDIIVGIMREKFPVCAGQVCIFMGHGTYHQANRVYEKIEKRLEKETARSHYMATVEGVPSIEDILRMLDERADIRKVTLVPFMLVAGVHALEDMAGEEEESWRSRCRARGYEVECVMHGMGYDPQIRAHYIRKCRKNVSGIFYGISVGPGAGGNLTLDGAACIRSCQVLAVPRTKSEHTIALSIVRRAAAQIREMFGAADYMELSDKEIVYLDLLMTKDEEKRRQVYAALSKRLEVYLRQGKNVGMIVLGDVSVYATVSYLAGPVRRAGYEVMLVPGVNSFCASAAALGRSLTEMSQPLHIIPAGYEGLEESLRLPGSKVLMKSGRNLPEAKRLLKEMGLYDCASMVKDCGMDTEELCWSLDEDTERSSYFTTVLIPGHEYDQSDGKE from the coding sequence GTGGCAGAGAGAGTGAAAAGAGCGATCCTTGCAGTGAGCTTCGGGACGACTTGCGACAGGGCGGAGAAAGAGGCGATCGTAGCGATCGAGGAAGACTGGAGGCGAACGTTTCCGGAGCATACGGTGCGCCGCGCTTATACGAGTGAGATCGTGCGCAGTAATCTGGCACGAAGGGGCGTGGAGGTAGACAATGTGACGAAGGCCCTGGAGGCTCTCTGTGAAGATGGTTATTCTCATGTATGGGTCCAGCCGACGCATCTGATACCGGGCGAGGAATACGATAAACTGGTGCGGCAGACGATGCAGTGGAAAGAGCGGTTTGCACTGCTCAAGGTCGGAGAGCCGCTGCTCGTGCAGGAAGAGGATTATGACATTATTGTCGGTATTATGCGGGAGAAGTTTCCGGTTTGTGCAGGGCAGGTCTGTATCTTTATGGGGCATGGCACTTATCATCAGGCGAACAGAGTCTATGAGAAGATTGAAAAACGGCTGGAGAAAGAAACTGCACGCTCTCACTATATGGCTACTGTGGAGGGCGTACCTTCCATCGAAGATATTTTGCGGATGCTGGATGAGAGAGCGGATATCCGGAAGGTGACGCTTGTCCCGTTCATGCTTGTGGCGGGTGTCCATGCGCTGGAGGATATGGCGGGAGAAGAGGAAGAGAGCTGGCGCAGCCGGTGCCGGGCCCGGGGGTATGAAGTCGAATGTGTGATGCACGGGATGGGATATGATCCGCAGATCCGGGCGCATTATATCCGTAAATGCAGGAAAAATGTCAGTGGTATTTTTTACGGTATCAGCGTCGGGCCGGGCGCCGGCGGTAACCTGACGCTGGACGGGGCGGCATGTATCCGCAGTTGCCAGGTGCTGGCAGTGCCGAGGACAAAATCGGAACATACGATCGCGCTGTCGATTGTCCGCAGAGCGGCAGCGCAGATCCGTGAGATGTTCGGCGCAGCGGACTATATGGAACTGTCAGACAAAGAGATCGTATATCTCGATCTGCTGATGACAAAAGACGAAGAGAAGAGAAGACAGGTGTATGCTGCGCTGTCAAAGCGGCTGGAAGTGTATCTGCGGCAGGGGAAAAATGTCGGTATGATCGTGCTGGGCGACGTTTCTGTCTATGCGACCGTGTCCTATCTGGCCGGCCCGGTGCGCAGGGCTGGGTATGAGGTGATGCTGGTGCCCGGGGTCAACAGTTTCTGCGCTTCGGCGGCCGCGCTCGGCAGGAGTCTGACAGAGATGTCGCAGCCGCTTCATATTATTCCGGCAGGATATGAAGGACTGGAGGAGAGCCTGCGGCTGCCCGGAAGCAAAGTGCTGATGAAGAGTGGCAGGAATCTGCCGGAAGCAAAGCGTCTCCTGAAGGAGATGGGTCTGTATGACTGCGCTTCCATGGTCAAAGACTGCGGTATGGATACAGAGGAACTTTGCTGGAGTCTGGACGAAGATACGGAGAGGAGCTCTTATTTCACGACGGTCCTTATACCGGGGCATGAGTATGACCAGAGTGACGGGAAAGAATAG
- the hemA gene encoding glutamyl-tRNA reductase produces MYVISINYKKAPLEVRSRFAFSVEEQLAFLKKLGEGSDMKHSVILSTCNRMELYTEFPGEEDMETEMATVQRRWERMEEAVCEAKGVPIELCRQYGNCYYGTGALRHLHRVASGVDSMVMGEDEILGQVKDAWYRALETKCTDFALNTVFRSAVTCAKKIKTDTSLSKTSVSVATLAAGQIMNFVREQGLKTAKVMIIGITGATGSTVMKNIRGQKGLILMGTSRKHGADGQVVEIEGVQMVPYEDRYTAMGDCDVVVSATGSPHYTVTYEAWRRAREEAAKDRQVPAGVLWLDLSVPADIDRNVSECGSLYQMDYFHGLASSNNEKKQQAKKSAEHMIEEQLDVLKKELLFHRILPEIPQMKEAAAGITFEQLLYRVRDGAVYEEMKGFLEALRKALREEGQ; encoded by the coding sequence ATGTATGTGATCAGCATCAACTATAAGAAAGCGCCGCTGGAAGTGCGCAGCCGTTTTGCTTTTTCTGTGGAAGAGCAGCTTGCCTTTCTCAAAAAACTGGGCGAGGGGAGCGACATGAAGCACAGCGTCATCCTTTCCACCTGTAACAGAATGGAGTTGTATACGGAGTTTCCGGGGGAAGAGGATATGGAGACGGAGATGGCGACTGTCCAGCGCCGATGGGAGCGGATGGAGGAGGCTGTCTGTGAGGCAAAGGGCGTGCCTATCGAACTGTGCCGTCAATACGGCAACTGTTATTACGGGACCGGCGCTCTGCGGCATCTGCACCGGGTAGCGAGCGGTGTCGATTCCATGGTCATGGGAGAGGACGAAATACTCGGTCAGGTGAAAGATGCCTGGTATCGGGCGCTGGAGACGAAGTGCACGGACTTTGCGCTCAATACGGTGTTTCGCAGCGCCGTCACCTGTGCGAAAAAGATCAAGACAGATACGAGTCTTTCGAAGACTTCCGTCTCTGTGGCGACACTGGCCGCCGGACAGATCATGAATTTTGTCAGAGAACAGGGACTGAAAACGGCAAAAGTGATGATCATCGGCATTACTGGAGCGACGGGGAGCACGGTCATGAAAAATATTCGGGGTCAAAAAGGACTGATTCTCATGGGGACGAGCAGAAAACATGGAGCGGACGGACAGGTGGTAGAGATCGAAGGCGTGCAGATGGTTCCTTATGAAGACAGGTACACGGCTATGGGGGACTGCGATGTCGTTGTCAGCGCTACGGGAAGCCCTCATTATACGGTGACTTACGAGGCATGGCGCAGAGCGCGGGAGGAAGCGGCGAAAGACAGACAGGTGCCTGCCGGAGTGCTCTGGCTTGATCTGTCCGTACCTGCGGACATCGACAGAAATGTGTCTGAGTGTGGCAGCCTCTATCAGATGGATTATTTTCACGGACTGGCCAGCAGTAACAATGAAAAAAAACAACAGGCGAAAAAAAGCGCCGAGCATATGATAGAGGAACAGCTTGACGTATTAAAAAAAGAACTGCTTTTCCACCGGATATTGCCGGAGATCCCACAGATGAAGGAAGCGGCGGCGGGGATCACGTTTGAGCAGCTTTTGTACCGCGTGCGGGATGGAGCCGTCTATGAGGAGATGAAGGGTTTTCTGGAAGCTCTTCGCAAAGCATTGAGAGAGGAAGGGCAATGA
- a CDS encoding bifunctional precorrin-2 dehydrogenase/sirohydrochlorin ferrochelatase, giving the protein MTYFPMFVSLEGKPCLIVGGGRVAARKCRGLLAFGAEVTVVAKRFTAEFELHNVLLPDQDMSDRATACDCLADGCVQKITRAFHSEDVTEGKWALVVTATDSRDVNHMVAALCHARQIPVNVADCQAECTFFFPAYCMEGTVAAGITTSGQDPAMARALRRRLQTALPGWIGEIRENRKETKADE; this is encoded by the coding sequence ATGACGTATTTTCCCATGTTTGTCTCACTGGAAGGAAAGCCGTGTCTGATCGTCGGCGGAGGCCGGGTGGCGGCCAGAAAGTGCAGGGGACTGCTTGCTTTCGGAGCGGAGGTGACCGTCGTTGCGAAACGTTTTACGGCCGAATTTGAACTACATAACGTGTTGCTCCCCGATCAGGATATGTCTGACAGGGCAACGGCGTGTGACTGCCTTGCGGATGGCTGTGTGCAGAAGATCACGCGCGCCTTTCATTCAGAGGATGTGACGGAAGGCAAATGGGCGCTTGTCGTGACGGCTACCGACAGCCGGGATGTCAATCATATGGTCGCGGCATTGTGTCATGCGCGACAGATTCCGGTCAATGTGGCGGATTGCCAGGCGGAATGCACCTTTTTCTTTCCCGCCTACTGTATGGAGGGAACTGTGGCTGCCGGTATCACGACGTCAGGACAGGACCCGGCGATGGCCCGCGCGCTGCGCAGGCGTCTGCAGACGGCCCTCCCCGGATGGATCGGTGAGATCCGTGAGAACAGGAAGGAGACAAAAGCGGATGAATAA
- the hemC gene encoding hydroxymethylbilane synthase translates to MNNVVRIGTRKSALAIAQTKLLTERCRAVAPDLQYEIVEMSTAGDRILDRPLYEFAGKGMFVSAFEQALLEGEIDAAVHSGKDMPVETAAGLAIPAVLPRANPRDVLVMPLGTELTERSVIGTGSLRRQYLARLHLGCQTKNIRGNVNTRLRKCREGEADGLILAAAGLERLALIPDSGAWRAGQRPLREGVLAEGGFCFRELHEEDFRPAAAQGIIAVQCRADSPYLPLLEKVNDRETMACFLAERRFLEGTGAGCQQPVAAYSWCVKGTIRMQAAWWQEERMRTSFGAARIGQGEEMAARLAAELTGRMTETVVQGKEYSDGLS, encoded by the coding sequence ATGAATAATGTCGTGCGCATCGGTACAAGGAAAAGCGCGCTCGCTATAGCGCAGACAAAGCTGTTGACAGAACGCTGCCGGGCAGTGGCTCCGGATCTGCAATACGAGATCGTAGAGATGAGTACGGCGGGCGACCGGATTCTGGACAGACCACTCTATGAGTTTGCCGGTAAGGGGATGTTCGTCTCGGCCTTTGAACAGGCGCTGCTGGAAGGGGAGATCGACGCGGCTGTCCACAGTGGAAAAGATATGCCGGTCGAGACTGCGGCCGGGCTGGCAATACCGGCAGTTTTGCCGAGGGCCAATCCGCGGGATGTGCTTGTAATGCCGCTGGGGACAGAGCTGACGGAGCGCTCTGTGATCGGTACGGGAAGTCTGCGCCGTCAGTATTTGGCGAGGCTGCACCTTGGCTGTCAGACAAAAAATATCCGCGGCAACGTTAATACAAGACTGCGGAAGTGCCGGGAGGGGGAGGCGGATGGTCTGATCCTTGCGGCAGCCGGACTGGAACGGCTTGCCCTGATACCGGACAGCGGCGCCTGGAGGGCCGGACAGCGGCCATTGCGCGAAGGCGTTCTGGCAGAAGGCGGCTTCTGCTTTCGGGAGCTGCATGAAGAGGATTTCCGTCCGGCGGCGGCGCAGGGGATTATTGCGGTCCAGTGCAGGGCGGACAGCCCTTATCTGCCGCTTTTGGAGAAGGTAAATGACAGGGAGACAATGGCCTGTTTTCTGGCTGAGCGCCGTTTTCTTGAAGGGACGGGAGCGGGCTGTCAGCAGCCGGTGGCGGCATATTCGTGGTGTGTAAAGGGAACGATCCGTATGCAGGCCGCATGGTGGCAGGAGGAGAGGATGCGCACTTCCTTCGGCGCTGCCCGGATCGGGCAGGGAGAAGAGATGGCGGCCCGGCTGGCGGCAGAACTGACCGGCCGTATGACAGAGACAGTGGTGCAGGGGAAGGAATACAGCGATGGATTATCATGA